ATCGTGGCTGTACTAGAATTTGAAAAGAAAATTGAAGAGTTAGCTAATAAGATAGAGGATGTTAAGAGATTTTCAAAGGAGCAGGATGTAGATCTTTCAATTGAAATTGAAAAGCTTGAGAAAAAGCTTGAGGAAATGAAAAGCCAGGTTTACACCAATCTAAGTGCGTGGGAGAAAGTAACCTTGGCAAAGCTTGTGGAAAGACCTACAGCTTTAGATTATATTGAAAAGATATTTACAGATTTTATTGAGTTCCACGGTGACAGGCTGTTTGGTGATGATCCTTCAATAGTTGGTGGAGTTGGGAAGCTAAACGGAAGACCAGTAACTGTTATTGGTCAACAAAAAGGAAGAGATACTAAGGAATATATTAAGAGAAACTTTGGAATGCCAAATCCTGAAGGCTATAGAAAAGCTTTAAGGCTTATGAAGCAGGCAGAAAAGTTTAATAGACCGGTAATATGCTTTGTAGATACTCCGGGGGCTTATCCAGGAATAGGGGCAGAGGAAAGAGGACAAGGAGAAGCTATAGCAAGAAACCTTATGGAAATGGCAAATCTAAAGGTACCTGTGGTGTCAGTAGTAATTGGTGAAGGTGGCAGCGGTGGAGCATTGGCTATGGCTGTAGCTGATGAGGTATGGATGCTTGAAAACTCCATATATTCAATTCTCTCACCAGAAGGCTTTGCAAGCATACTTTGGAAGGATAGCAGTAGGGCTAAAGAAGCAGCTGGTGTCATGAAAATAACTGCTGATGATTTAAAAAGCTTTGGAATCATAGACAGAGTTATTAAGGAACCATTAGGTGGAGCACACAAAAATGTTGATGAAACAGCAGCTAACATTAAATCAGCTTTAGAAGAAACAATAGGTATATTAGTAAAATATGATAGAGATACGCTTTTAAATAGAAGATATGATAAGTTTAGAAGCTTTGGAATATATAATGAGTAGGCTAAGTTGTAATGACTTAGCCTCTTTATTTTTATAATACAAATATAATAAATTCTGATAATAACTGCTTTAGTTAAAACCAAGAGCTTTATATAAAAATGCCAAGGCTTAATTGACTTAGCAGGAATTTTCAAAGTGGCATAGAAATATATATAAAAAGATATTTAAATATCAATTTAAGTTTAATGGGGGAAATTTTATGAAT
The genomic region above belongs to Clostridium swellfunianum and contains:
- a CDS encoding acetyl-CoA carboxylase carboxyltransferase subunit alpha, translated to MAVLEFEKKIEELANKIEDVKRFSKEQDVDLSIEIEKLEKKLEEMKSQVYTNLSAWEKVTLAKLVERPTALDYIEKIFTDFIEFHGDRLFGDDPSIVGGVGKLNGRPVTVIGQQKGRDTKEYIKRNFGMPNPEGYRKALRLMKQAEKFNRPVICFVDTPGAYPGIGAEERGQGEAIARNLMEMANLKVPVVSVVIGEGGSGGALAMAVADEVWMLENSIYSILSPEGFASILWKDSSRAKEAAGVMKITADDLKSFGIIDRVIKEPLGGAHKNVDETAANIKSALEETIGILVKYDRDTLLNRRYDKFRSFGIYNE